One Helianthus annuus cultivar XRQ/B chromosome 12, HanXRQr2.0-SUNRISE, whole genome shotgun sequence genomic region harbors:
- the LOC110894447 gene encoding MLP-like protein 43, translating to MALTGTIIRRVEISSGSKVIHDIFRHTPSDISSICPDKIHACDVLSGRRGAVGSKIIWHFTYDGKKQSLTEVIDEVDETNHKIVFKVLEGELVDGKYKAFIITFHCEQKDGKQCAVWIIDFERPDTSVPYPTSFMEYLCDYLKEIDDHKSCN from the exons ATGGCATTAACAGGAACAATAATCCGCAGAGTAGAGATCAGCTCAGGTTCGAAGGTGATACATGATATATTTAGGCACACACCGAGCGACATATCTTCCATTTGCCCTGATAAGATCCATGCATGTGATGTGCTCAGTGGTCGTAGAGGtgctgttggatccaaaattATCTGGCACTTTACCTATG ATGGAAAAAAGCAAAGTTTAACAGAGGTAATTGATGAAGTCGATGAGACAAACCACAAAATCGTGTTTAAAGTTTTAGAAGGAGAGCTCGTGGATGGGAAATACAAAGCATTCATAATAACATTTCATTGTGAACAAAAAGATGGTAAACAATGTGCCGTTTGGATCATAGACTTTGAGAGGCCGGATACAAGTGTACCTTATCCAACTTCTTTCATGGAATATCTATGTGATTATCTAAAAGAGATCGACGACCACAAGAGTTGTAACTAG
- the LOC110894446 gene encoding uncharacterized protein LOC110894446: MEANTSRIVNLNGSNYHVWKGKMEDLLYVKDYYMPVFNTDKPGDKTDEEWNILHRKVCGYIRQWVDDNVLNHISGETHARTLWNKLEELYARKTGNNKLFLIKQLINLKYNDGTPVSDHLNVFQGIINQLAGMGIKFEDEVQGLWLLGTLPDSWETFRTSLSNSAANGIITMEMAKGSVLNEEMRRKSQGSSSHSDVLVTESRGRGQSRGPSNKEKHRSKSRGKFADYECHHCGRKGHTIKFCRQLKKEKRKADYNNKKNNHKKDDGGNDTAEVNTATEEFFICCDDDVVNITRDDSSWVVDSGATCHVTSQRDFFSSYTPGDFGVVKMDNNGLSKIIGVGDVCLKFDTGMELVLHNVKHVSDIRLNLISAGLLDDDGYHSTFGDGVWKLTRGSLIVARGKRSSKLYMAHPKISTDSVHSLVDNDMTELWHKRLGHMSEKGMHILLKRNALPDLTNVHLKKCSHCLAGKQRRVSFKSHPPHRRNNILDLVHSDVCGPMKTRTLGGCLYFVTFIDDHSRKVWAYTLKSKDQVLDVFKQFHALVERQTEKKLKCIRTDNGGEYIGPFDAYCREKGIRHQKTPPKTPQLNGLAERMNRTLAERVRCLLSHAGLPNSFWGEALNTAVNVINRTPCVPLSFDVPDRVWSGKDVSYDDLRVFGCKAFVHIPKDERTKLDVKTKPCIFVGYGGDEFGHRFYDPISKKLIRSFDADFIEDQSLKDIEKTKIVPQHTDDLTDLDPVPPQHSEPHNEDDIQHDEQHGTDNHDIPEQQELDEGPHPELPVPGMPTFVPLRRSTRNRHPSTRYSTDEYVLLTDGGEPECYEEAMEDEHKREWVEAMQDEMNSLYENNTFELVKLPKGKRALKNKWVYKVKTEEHTSRPRYKARLVVKGFSQRKGIDFDEIFSPVVKMSSIRVILGLAASLDLEVEQMDVKTAFLHGDLDKEIYMEQPEGFQVKGKEDCVCKLQKSLYGLKQAPRQWYKKFESIMGKQGYRKTISDHCVFFQRFGYDDFIILLLYVDDMLIVGKNAERIVQLKKELSKSFSMKDLGPAKQILGIRITRDRASKKLHMSQEQYIEKVLRRFNMDKAKSVSSPLTPNFKLTDKDCPSSKEEIEDMDKVPYASAVGSLMYAMVCTRPDIAHVVGVVSRFLSNPGKKHWEAVKWIFRYLRGSSKLGITFGNGKPMLIGYTDSDLAGNKDNMKSTSGYLMTFAGGAVSWQSRLQKYVALSTTEADYVAATEACKELLWLKRFMQELGFMQQRYVVLCDNQSAIHLAKNSMFHKRTKHIDVKYHWIRDALEDKLFELDKVHTDDNGSDMLTKSLAREKLKICCSIAGMANSSS; this comes from the coding sequence ATGGAAGCTAATACAAGTAGGATTGTGAATTTGAATGGTTCTAATTATCATGTTTGGAAAGGCAAGATGGAAGATCTCCTTTATGTTAAGGATTATTATATGCCTGTTTTTAATACCGACAAACCGGGTGATAAAACAGATGAAGAGTGGAATATATTGCACAGAAAGGTTTGTGGTTATATTCGCCAATGGGTTGATGATAATGTTTTGAACCATATTAGCGGGGAGACTCACGCTCGTACTTTGTGGAACAAGCTTGAGGAATTGTATGCTCGGAAGACCGGAAACAATAAACTGTTCTTGATTAAACAATTGATAAATTTAAAGTACAATGATGGAACTCCTGTTTCTGATCACTTGAATGTTTTTCAGGGTATTATTAATCAGCTTGCAGGAATGGGTATCAAGTTTGAAGACGAGGTACAAGGCTTATGGCTTCTTGGTACTTTACCGGATTCTTGGGAGACTTTTAGGACATCATTGTCCAACTCTGCAGCAAATGGTATTATTACTATGGAAATGGCTAAAGGCAGTGTTTTAAATGAAGAGATGAGAAGAAAGTCACAAGGTTCCTCTTCACATTCAGATGTCTTAGTTACAGAAAGCAGGGGGAGAGGTCAAAGTAGAGGTCCGAGTAACAAAGAGAAGCATCGTAGTAAGTCTCGAGGTAAGTTTGCTGATTATGAATGTCATCATTGTGGTAGGAAAGGGCACACAATTAAATTCTGCAGACAACTGAAGAAGGAGAAAAGGAAAGCTGACTACAACAATAAGAAGAACAACCATAAGAAAGATGATGGTGGCAATGACACAGCTGAAGTTAATACTGCTACCGAAGAGTTCTTTATTTGTTGTGATGATGATGTGGTGAACATTACACGTGATGATTCGAGTTGGGTTGTTGACAGTGGTGCTACTTGTCATGTGACATCACAAAGGGATTTTTTCTCATCTTATACACCTGGTGACTTTGGGGTTGTTAAGATGGATAATAATGGGCTATCTAAGATCATTGGTGTTGGAGATGTTTGCTTGAAGTTTGATACTGGGATGGAGTTGGTTTTACATAATGTAAAACATGTTTCAGATATTAGACTTAATTTGATCTCTGCAGGTTTACTTGATGATGATGGTTACCATAGTACCTTTGGTGATGGTGTTTGGAAACTCACTCGTGGTTCTTTGATCGTGGCAAGAGGTAAAAGAAGTTCAAAGTTATATATGGCACATCCGAAGATCTCTACAGATTCAGTCCACTCATTAGTCGATAATGATATGACCGAGTTATGGCATAAAAGACTTGGTCACATGAGTGAGAAAGGGATGCATATATTGTTGAAAAGAAATGCCTTGCCAGATTTAACTAATGTTCATTTGAAGAAGTGTTCTCATTGTCTAGCAGGTAAACAAAGAAGAGTTTCTTTTAAGAGTCACCCTCCTCATAGAAGAAACAATATACTGGATTTGGTGCATTCAGATGTTTGTGGTCCTATGAAGACTAGAACACTTGGGGGCTGCTTATATTTTGTCACATTCATTGATGATCATTCAAGAAAGGTATGGGCTTATACCTTGAAATCTAAAGATCAAGTTTTAGATGTATTTAAGCAGTTTCATGCCTTGGTTGAGAGACAAACTGAGAAGAAGCTCAAGTGTATTCGAACAGATAATGGAGGTGAGTACATTGGTCCTTTTGATGCTTATTGTAGAGAGAAAGGTATTCGGCACCAAAAGACTCCTCCAAAGACACCACAGTTGAATGGTTTAGCAGAGCGGATGAATAGAACATTGGCTGAAAGGGTTAGATGTTTGCTATCACATGCAGGGTTGCCTAATTCCTTTTGGGGTGAAGCTTTGAACACCGCAGTAAATGTTATTAATCGTACTCCTTGTGTTCCTTTGTCTTTTGATGTTCCTGACAGGGTTTGGAGCGGCAAAGATGTTTCATACGATGATTTGCGGGTCTTTGGATGCAAGGCTTTTGTGCATATTCCCAAAGATGAAAGAACAAAGCTTGATGTAAAGACCAAGCCATGTATATTCGTTGGTTATGGGGGAGATGAGTTTGGACACAGGTTTTATGATCCAATCTCGAAGAAACTCATAAGAAGTTTCGATGCTGATTTTATTGAAGATCAAAGTTTGAAAGATATTGAGAAGACAAAGATAGTTCCTCAACATACTGATGATCTTACTGATTTGGATCCAGTTCCTCCACAGCACTCTGAGCCGCATAATGAAGATGATAttcaacatgatgaacaacaCGGTACTGATAATCATGATATTCCAGAGCAACAAGAGTTAGATGAGGGTCCTCATCCAGAGTTACCAGTACCAGGTATGCCAACATTTGTCCCACTCAGACGGTCTACAAGAAACCGTCATCCTTCCACCCGTTATTCTACTGATGAGTATGTCTTGCTCACTGATGGGGGAGAGCCCGAGTGTTATGAAGAGGCGATGGAAGATGAACACAAAAGGGagtgggttgaagccatgcaagatgagatgaattccttgtatgagaACAATACCTTTGAGTTAGTAAAGTTGCCCAAGGGCAAAAGAGCTTTGAAGAACAAGTGGGTCTACAAAGTGAAGACTGAAGAACATACCTCGAGGCCTAGGTACAAAGCCAGATTGGTGGTTAAAGGGTTCAGTCAAAGAAAGGGTATTGATTTTGATGAGATTTTCTCTCCAGTCGTGAAGATGAGTTCCATTCGGGTGATTCTTGGTTTGGCAGCTAGTCTTGATCTTGAGGTTgagcaaatggatgtcaagacaGCGTTCCTTCATGGTGACTTGGATAAAGAAATCTAtatggagcaacctgaaggttttCAGGTTAAAGGTAAAGAAGACTGTGTTTGTAAGCTTCAGAAAAGTCTTTATGGGTTGAAGCAAGCACCAAGACAGTGGTACAAGAAATTTGAGTCTATTATGGGGAAGCAAGGCTACCGAAAGACTATTTCAGATCACTGTGTTTTCTTTCAGAGGTTTGGTTATGATGATTTTATCATTTTATTACTCTATGTTGATGACATGTTGATTGTAGGCAAGAATGCAGAGAGAATTGTTCAGCTGAAGAAGGAATTGAGCAAGTCGTTCTCTATGAAAGACTTGGGGCCAGCAAAACAAATTCTTGGTATTCGGATTACTAGAGATAGAGCTTCAAAGAAGTTGCACATGTCACAAGAGCAATACATTGAGAAGGTGCTTCGCAGGTTCAACATGGATAAAGCCAAATCGGTTAGTTCACCTCTTACTCCCAATTTTAAACTAACCGATAAAGATTGCCCTTCTTCGAAGGAGGAGATTGAAGACATGGATAAAGTTCCATACGCGTCAGCGGTTGGAAGCTTGATGTATGCAATGGTGTGTACAAGACCTGATATTGCCCATGTAGTAGGTGTTGTTAGTCGGTTTCTATCAAATCCAGGTAAGAAGCATTGGGAAGCAGTTAAGTGGATCTTTAGATATCTACGTGGTTCTTCCAAATTGGGTATAACATTTGGAAATGGAAAGCCAATGCTTATTGGTTATACGGATTCTGATTTGGCGGGAAACAAAGACAACATGAAATCCACTTCTGGATATTTGATGACTTTTGCAGGGGGAGCTGTCTCATGGCAGTCAAGACTGCAAAAGTATGTTGCTTTGTCTACCACTGAGGCTGATTATGTGGCAGCAACAGAAGCATGCAAAGAACTGTTGTGGTTGAAAAGGTTTATGCAGGAGCTTGGCTTTATGCAACAGCGCTACGTGGTTCTTTGTGATAATCAAAGTGCTATTCACCTTGCAAAGAATTCTATGTTTCACAAGAGAACAAAACATATTGATGTGAAGTATCATTGGATTAGAGATGCGCTTGAAGACAAGTTGTTTGAACTTGATAAAGTTCATACCGATGATAATGGTTCCGATATGTTGACAAAATCTTTGGCAAGGGAGAAGTTGAAGATATGTTGCTCAATCGCCGGGATGGCGAACTCTTCCTCATag
- the LOC118479255 gene encoding MLP-like protein 43 produces MALIGTIIGKVEINSGAKVLHDLYRHTPDDISSICPDKIHSCDLLSGTRGAVGSTIIWHFTQDGKRQSLKEIIEEVNETNHKIVFKVLEGELVDEKYKAFTIIFHCEQKDGKQWAVWTIEFERLDTSIPYPTSFMEYLCDYLKEIDDHKTCK; encoded by the exons ATGGCGTTAATAGGAACAATAATCGGCAAAGTAGAGATCAACTCAGGTGCGAAGGTGTTACATGATCTCTATAGGCACACACCGGACGACATATCCTCCATTTGCCCTGATAAGATTCATTCATGTGATCTGCTCAGTGGTACTAGAGGTGCGGTTGGATCCACCATCATCTGGCACTTTACCCAAG ATGGAAAAAGGCAAAGTTTAAAGGAGATAATTGAAGAAGTTAACGAGACAAACCACAAAATTGTATTTAAAGTGTTAGAAGGAGAGCTCGTGGATGAGAAATACAAAGCATTCACAATAATATTTCATTGTGAACAAAAAGATGGTAAACAATGGGCCGTTTGGACCATCGAGTTTGAGAGGCTGGATACAAGTATACCATATCCAACTTCTTTCATGGAATATCTTTGCGATTATCTAAAAGAAATCGATGACCACAAGACCTGTAAATAG